From the Cryptomeria japonica chromosome 2, Sugi_1.0, whole genome shotgun sequence genome, one window contains:
- the LOC131061994 gene encoding probable serine/threonine-protein kinase PBL8 isoform X2 gives MGNCFGRDESPRSKVSSHRQGKDAIIPKSSLEKTPCFQGGRVVSKGINHAHRGKYGRRRRRGENRKEDLQTEFTIQPQSPEKVKKSTSIASETSNGGSIPPTPRGVEDLRQNSGSNVLVFTYNELKLSTKNFRSDHVLGQGGFGIVYKGHIDENVRPGLKALSVAVKVLNQEGLQGHREWLAEVIFLGQLSYPHLVKLIGYCCEDEHRCLVYEYMSRGSLENHLFRKVCVAIPWSVRMKIALGAAKGLAFLHGLERQVIYRDFKTSNILLDSDYTAKLSDFGLAKDGPEGDQTHVSTRVMGTYGYAAPEYVMTGHLTARSDVYGFGVVLLELLLGRPSMDKTRPSREYNLVEWARPLLNNNKKLLRIIDPRLEGQYSVKGAQKAASLAYQCLSQNPKGRPAMSFVVEQLESLQNTMGLADASFTYTVSSGVTIYEVHNQPAINGGKANDSPSDKKLPSQKATAKRLVNNESDLYSQSP, from the exons GAAAGGATGCGATCATCCCCAAATCATCTCTGGAAAAGACGCCATGCTTCCAAGGGGGTCGTGTGGTTTCGAAAGGTATAAATCACGCACACCGAGGGAAGTACGGGAGAAGGAGGCGACGAGGAGAAAATCGCAAGGAGGATTTGCAAACAG AATTCACAATACAGCCACAGTCACCAGAAAAAGTGAAAAAGAGTACTTCAATTGCATCAGAAACTAGCAATGGAGGAAGCATTCCTCCAACTCCTAGGGGCGTAGAAGATCTAAGGCAGAATTCTGGTTCAAATGTACTTGTATTTACGTACAATGAATTAAAGCTCTCTACAAAAAATTTTCGTTCTGACCATGTGCTTGGTCAGGGAGGATTTGGCATTGTCTAcaaagggcacatagatgagaatgTCAGACCAGGTCTCAAAGCTCTTTCTGTAGCAGTTAAGGTTCTCAATCAAGAGGGTCTTCAGGGGCACAGAGAATGGCTG GCAGAGGTCATCTTTCTGGGGCAGTTAAGCTACCCACACTTGGTGAAACTTATAGGCTACTGTTGTGAGGATGAACACAGGTGTCTGGTCTATGAGTATATGTCTCGTGGCAGTCTGGAAAACCATCTATTCCGAA AAGTATGCGTTGCCATACCTTGGTCGGTAAGAATGAAAATTGCACTAGGGGCTGCCAAAGGGCTTGCTTTTCTTCATGGACTGGAAAGGCAAGTTATTTATCGCGACTTCAAGACTTCCAATATTTTATTGGACTCG GATTATACAGCCAAGCTTTCTGATTTTGGACTTGCAAAAGATGGTCCTGAGGGAGACCAGACTCATGTTTCCACTCGTGTGATGGGCACATATGGTTATGCAGCTCCTGAGTATGTAATGACTG GTCACCTAACAGCTAGAAGTGATGTCTATGGCTTTGGTGTTGTATTACTGGAGTTGCTTCTTGGGAGGCCATCCATGGATAAGACAAGACCAAGCAGAGAGTATAACCTGGTAGAGTGGGCTCGACCTCTTCTGAACAATAACAAGAAACTGCTTAGAATTATAGATCCAAGGTTGGAAGGACAGTACTCTGTGAAGGGTGCACAGAAAGCTGCTAGCTTGGCCTATCAATGTCTTAGTCAAAATCCTAAAGGTAGGCCTGCAATGAGTTTTGTTGTTGAGCAATTAGAATCTTTGCAAAACACAATGGGCTTGGCAGATGCATCTTTCACTTATACTGTAAGCAGTGGGGTGACTATTTATGAAGTTCACAATCAGCCAGCAATAAATGGTGGCAAAGCCAATGATTCTCCGAGTGACAAAAAGTTACCCTCTCAGAAAGCGACGGCCAAAAGATTAGTCAACAATGAATCTGATTTGTACAGTCAATCTCCCTAG
- the LOC131061994 gene encoding probable serine/threonine-protein kinase PBL8 isoform X1, which translates to MGNCFGRDESPRSKVSSHRQGCDHPQIISGKDAMLPRGSCGFERYKSRTPREVREKEATRRKSQGGFANSGFYYVAEFTIQPQSPEKVKKSTSIASETSNGGSIPPTPRGVEDLRQNSGSNVLVFTYNELKLSTKNFRSDHVLGQGGFGIVYKGHIDENVRPGLKALSVAVKVLNQEGLQGHREWLAEVIFLGQLSYPHLVKLIGYCCEDEHRCLVYEYMSRGSLENHLFRKVCVAIPWSVRMKIALGAAKGLAFLHGLERQVIYRDFKTSNILLDSDYTAKLSDFGLAKDGPEGDQTHVSTRVMGTYGYAAPEYVMTGHLTARSDVYGFGVVLLELLLGRPSMDKTRPSREYNLVEWARPLLNNNKKLLRIIDPRLEGQYSVKGAQKAASLAYQCLSQNPKGRPAMSFVVEQLESLQNTMGLADASFTYTVSSGVTIYEVHNQPAINGGKANDSPSDKKLPSQKATAKRLVNNESDLYSQSP; encoded by the exons GATGCGATCATCCCCAAATCATCTCTGGAAAAGACGCCATGCTTCCAAGGGGGTCGTGTGGTTTCGAAAGGTATAAATCACGCACACCGAGGGAAGTACGGGAGAAGGAGGCGACGAGGAGAAAATCGCAAGGAGGATTTGCAAACAG TGGGTTCTACTATGTAGCAGAATTCACAATACAGCCACAGTCACCAGAAAAAGTGAAAAAGAGTACTTCAATTGCATCAGAAACTAGCAATGGAGGAAGCATTCCTCCAACTCCTAGGGGCGTAGAAGATCTAAGGCAGAATTCTGGTTCAAATGTACTTGTATTTACGTACAATGAATTAAAGCTCTCTACAAAAAATTTTCGTTCTGACCATGTGCTTGGTCAGGGAGGATTTGGCATTGTCTAcaaagggcacatagatgagaatgTCAGACCAGGTCTCAAAGCTCTTTCTGTAGCAGTTAAGGTTCTCAATCAAGAGGGTCTTCAGGGGCACAGAGAATGGCTG GCAGAGGTCATCTTTCTGGGGCAGTTAAGCTACCCACACTTGGTGAAACTTATAGGCTACTGTTGTGAGGATGAACACAGGTGTCTGGTCTATGAGTATATGTCTCGTGGCAGTCTGGAAAACCATCTATTCCGAA AAGTATGCGTTGCCATACCTTGGTCGGTAAGAATGAAAATTGCACTAGGGGCTGCCAAAGGGCTTGCTTTTCTTCATGGACTGGAAAGGCAAGTTATTTATCGCGACTTCAAGACTTCCAATATTTTATTGGACTCG GATTATACAGCCAAGCTTTCTGATTTTGGACTTGCAAAAGATGGTCCTGAGGGAGACCAGACTCATGTTTCCACTCGTGTGATGGGCACATATGGTTATGCAGCTCCTGAGTATGTAATGACTG GTCACCTAACAGCTAGAAGTGATGTCTATGGCTTTGGTGTTGTATTACTGGAGTTGCTTCTTGGGAGGCCATCCATGGATAAGACAAGACCAAGCAGAGAGTATAACCTGGTAGAGTGGGCTCGACCTCTTCTGAACAATAACAAGAAACTGCTTAGAATTATAGATCCAAGGTTGGAAGGACAGTACTCTGTGAAGGGTGCACAGAAAGCTGCTAGCTTGGCCTATCAATGTCTTAGTCAAAATCCTAAAGGTAGGCCTGCAATGAGTTTTGTTGTTGAGCAATTAGAATCTTTGCAAAACACAATGGGCTTGGCAGATGCATCTTTCACTTATACTGTAAGCAGTGGGGTGACTATTTATGAAGTTCACAATCAGCCAGCAATAAATGGTGGCAAAGCCAATGATTCTCCGAGTGACAAAAAGTTACCCTCTCAGAAAGCGACGGCCAAAAGATTAGTCAACAATGAATCTGATTTGTACAGTCAATCTCCCTAG
- the LOC131061994 gene encoding probable serine/threonine-protein kinase PBL8 isoform X3: protein MGNCFGRDESPRSKVSSHRQEFTIQPQSPEKVKKSTSIASETSNGGSIPPTPRGVEDLRQNSGSNVLVFTYNELKLSTKNFRSDHVLGQGGFGIVYKGHIDENVRPGLKALSVAVKVLNQEGLQGHREWLAEVIFLGQLSYPHLVKLIGYCCEDEHRCLVYEYMSRGSLENHLFRKVCVAIPWSVRMKIALGAAKGLAFLHGLERQVIYRDFKTSNILLDSDYTAKLSDFGLAKDGPEGDQTHVSTRVMGTYGYAAPEYVMTGHLTARSDVYGFGVVLLELLLGRPSMDKTRPSREYNLVEWARPLLNNNKKLLRIIDPRLEGQYSVKGAQKAASLAYQCLSQNPKGRPAMSFVVEQLESLQNTMGLADASFTYTVSSGVTIYEVHNQPAINGGKANDSPSDKKLPSQKATAKRLVNNESDLYSQSP from the exons AATTCACAATACAGCCACAGTCACCAGAAAAAGTGAAAAAGAGTACTTCAATTGCATCAGAAACTAGCAATGGAGGAAGCATTCCTCCAACTCCTAGGGGCGTAGAAGATCTAAGGCAGAATTCTGGTTCAAATGTACTTGTATTTACGTACAATGAATTAAAGCTCTCTACAAAAAATTTTCGTTCTGACCATGTGCTTGGTCAGGGAGGATTTGGCATTGTCTAcaaagggcacatagatgagaatgTCAGACCAGGTCTCAAAGCTCTTTCTGTAGCAGTTAAGGTTCTCAATCAAGAGGGTCTTCAGGGGCACAGAGAATGGCTG GCAGAGGTCATCTTTCTGGGGCAGTTAAGCTACCCACACTTGGTGAAACTTATAGGCTACTGTTGTGAGGATGAACACAGGTGTCTGGTCTATGAGTATATGTCTCGTGGCAGTCTGGAAAACCATCTATTCCGAA AAGTATGCGTTGCCATACCTTGGTCGGTAAGAATGAAAATTGCACTAGGGGCTGCCAAAGGGCTTGCTTTTCTTCATGGACTGGAAAGGCAAGTTATTTATCGCGACTTCAAGACTTCCAATATTTTATTGGACTCG GATTATACAGCCAAGCTTTCTGATTTTGGACTTGCAAAAGATGGTCCTGAGGGAGACCAGACTCATGTTTCCACTCGTGTGATGGGCACATATGGTTATGCAGCTCCTGAGTATGTAATGACTG GTCACCTAACAGCTAGAAGTGATGTCTATGGCTTTGGTGTTGTATTACTGGAGTTGCTTCTTGGGAGGCCATCCATGGATAAGACAAGACCAAGCAGAGAGTATAACCTGGTAGAGTGGGCTCGACCTCTTCTGAACAATAACAAGAAACTGCTTAGAATTATAGATCCAAGGTTGGAAGGACAGTACTCTGTGAAGGGTGCACAGAAAGCTGCTAGCTTGGCCTATCAATGTCTTAGTCAAAATCCTAAAGGTAGGCCTGCAATGAGTTTTGTTGTTGAGCAATTAGAATCTTTGCAAAACACAATGGGCTTGGCAGATGCATCTTTCACTTATACTGTAAGCAGTGGGGTGACTATTTATGAAGTTCACAATCAGCCAGCAATAAATGGTGGCAAAGCCAATGATTCTCCGAGTGACAAAAAGTTACCCTCTCAGAAAGCGACGGCCAAAAGATTAGTCAACAATGAATCTGATTTGTACAGTCAATCTCCCTAG